In the genome of Dermacentor silvarum isolate Dsil-2018 chromosome 1, BIME_Dsil_1.4, whole genome shotgun sequence, one region contains:
- the LOC119446779 gene encoding LOW QUALITY PROTEIN: T-box transcription factor TBX20-like (The sequence of the model RefSeq protein was modified relative to this genomic sequence to represent the inferred CDS: inserted 1 base in 1 codon), producing MFPVPRVSFDGLXGRYVVQLDIVPVDNKRYWCAYHWSSWLVAGKADPSSLACLYAHPNCPFTEDELRKQVVSFEKVKLNNQMDKPGQNFTAL from the exons GTTTCCTGTACCACGCGTCTCATTCGACGGCC ACGGGCGCTACGTGGTCCAGCTGGACATCGTTCCTGTGGACAACAAGCGGTACTGGTGCGCGTACCACTGGTCTTCGTGGCTGGTGGCCGGCAAAGCGGACCCTTCGTCGCTGGCGTGCCTCTACGCGCATCCGAACTGTCCCTTCACGGaggacgagctgcgcaagcaggtCGTCTCCTTCGAGAAGGTCAAGCTCAACAACCAAATGGACAAGCCGGGACAG AACTTCACAGCCCTGTAA